In Syngnathus acus chromosome 21, fSynAcu1.2, whole genome shotgun sequence, one genomic interval encodes:
- the caska gene encoding peripheral plasma membrane protein CASK isoform X8 codes for MDISGIIARGPFSVVRRCINRETGQQFAVKIVDVAQFTSSPGLSTEDLKREASICHMLKHPHIVELLETYSSDGMLFMVFEFMDGADLCFEIVKRADAGFVYSEAVASHYMRQILEALRYCHDNNVIHRDVKPHCVLLASKENSAPVKLGGFGVAIQLGESGLVAGGRVGTPHFMAPEVVKREPYGKPVDVWGCGVILFILLSGCLPFYGTKERLFEAICKGKYKSYNISTQMNPRQWSQISESAKDLVRRMLMLDPAERITVYEALNHPWLKERDRYAYKIHLPETVEQLRKFNARRKLKGAVLAAVSSHKFNSYYGDPPEELHDFSEDPTSSGLLAAERAVSQVLDSLEEIHALTDCSEKDLDFLHSVFQDQHLHTLLDLYDKINTRSSPQIRNPSSDGVQRAKEVLEEIACYPENHDVKELRRILTQPHFMALLQAHDVVAHEVYSDEALRVTPPPTSPYLNGDSPESTNGDVDLENVTRVRLVQFQKNTDEPMGITLKMNDSNNCIVARIMHGGMIHRQGTLHVGDEIREINGISVANQTVEQLQKMLKEMRGSITFKIVPSYRTQGSSCEKESPTTSRQSPANGHSSINSSILDLPSTIQPKGRQIVPRPPIKDVMSVKIYVRAQFEYDPSKDELIPCKEAGIRFRVGDIIQIISKDDHNWWQGKLENTKNGTAGLIPSPELQEWRVACMAMEKTKQEQQASCTWFGKKKKQYKDKYLAKHNAVFDQLDLVTYEEVVKLPAFKRKTLVLLGAHGVGRRHIKNTLITKHPDRFAYPIPHTTRPPKKDEENGKNYYFVSHDQMMQDISNNEYLEYGSHEDAMYGTRLETIRKIHQQGLVAILDVEPQALKVLRTAEFAPYVVFIAAPTITPGIDETPRWCRTLPDESLQRLQKESEILQKTYMHYFDQTIINNEIDDTIGHLEEAVELVCNSSQWVPVSWVY; via the exons ACTTGAAGAGGGAGGCCAGCATCTGCCACATGCTCAAACACCCACACATCGTGGAGCTGCTGGAGACCTACAGCTCCGACGGGATGCTCTTCATGGTCTTCGAATT CATGGATGGAGCAGACCTGTGCTTTGAGATCGTCAAGAGGGCAGACGCCGGCTTTGTCTACAGCGAAGCGGTGGCCAG TCACTACATGAGACAGATCCTGGAGGCGCTACGTTACTGCCATGACAACAACGTCATTCACAGAGATGTCAAG CCTCACTGTGTGCTGCTGGCATCTAAGGAGAATTCTGCTCCCGTCAAGTTAGGAGGCTTTGGAGTGGCAATCCAGCTGGGAGAGTCGGGGCTGGTGGCCGGAG GTCGGGTAGGAACACCCCACTTCATGGCACCCGAGGTGGTGAAGAGGGAGCCTTACGGAAAACCTGTGGATGTATGGGGCTGCGGCGTCAttctcttcatcctcctgTCAGGGTGTCTGCCCTTCTACGGCACCAAAGAGCGTCTCTTTGAAGCAATCTGCAAAGGGAAATACAAG TCCTACAACATTTCAACACAGATGAACCCGCGGCAGTGGAGTCAAATCTCGGAGAGCGCTAAAGATCTGGTGAGGCGCATGCTGATGCTGGACCCCGCCGAGAGGATCACAGTTTATGAGGCCCTTAACCATCCTTGGCTCAAG GAGAGAGACCGCTATGCCTACAAGATCCACCTGCCAGAGACGGTGGAGCAGCTGAGGAAGTTCAACGCCAGGAGAAAGTTGAAG GGGGCGGTACTAGCGGCAGTGTCCAGTCACAAGTTTAATTCCTACTATGGAGACCCCCCTGAGGAACTCCACGACTTCTCGGAAGACCCCACCTCCTCAG GGCTGCTCGCGGCAGAAA GAGCTGTTTCTCAGGTGTTGGATAGTTTAGAGGAGATCCACGCCTTGACTGACTGCAGTGAGAAGGATCTCGACTTCCTGCACAGTGTTTTCCAGGACcaacatttacacacactGCTCGAC CTCTACGATAAGATCAACACCAGGTCGTCCCCGCAGATCAGGAACCCGTCCAGTGACGGCGTGCAGAGAGCCAAAGAG GTGCTGGAAGAGATCGCCTGCTACCCAGAGAACCACGACGTGAAAGAACTCAGACGGATACTGACGCAGCCGCATTTCATG GCGTTGCTGCAGGCCCACGATGTGGTGGCGCATGAGGTCTACAGCGATGAGGCGCTGAGGGTGACGCCACCGCCCACCTCGCCTTACCTGAATGGCGACTCACCCGAAAGCACCAACGGAGACGTGGACTTGGAGAACGTCACCAGGGTGCGCCTGGTGCAATTCCAGAAGAACACTGACGAGCCCATG GGCATCACACTGAAAATGAACGACTCCAACAACTGCATCGTGGCTCGCATCATGCATGGAGGCATGATCCACAGACAAG GCACGTTGCACGTTGGAGATGAGATCAGGGAGATCAATGGCATCAGCGTGGCCAACCAGACAGTCGAGCAGCTGCAGAAGATGCTG aagGAGATGCGAGGCAGCATCACATTTAAAATAGTGCCAAGCTACCGGACACAGGGCTCCTCCTGTGAG AAAGAGTCCCCTACCACGTCCAGGCAATCCCCTGCCAATGGCCACTCCAGCATTAACAGTTCTATCTTG GACCTGCCGTCCACCATCCAGCCCAAAGGTCGACAG ATTGTACCTAGACCTCCAATCAAGGACGTAATGTCTGTCAAG ATCTACGTGCGGGCTCAGTTTGAGTACGACCCCTCCAAGGATGAGCTGATCCCCTGCAAGGAGGCCGGCATTCGCTTCCGCGTGGGCGACATCATCCAGATCATCTCCAAGGATGACCACAATTGGTGGCAAGGCAAGCTGGAGAACACCAAGAACGGCACGGCCGGCCTCATCCCATCGCCCGAGCTGCAGGAGTG GCGTGTGGCATGCATGGCCATGGAGAAGACCAAGCAGGAGCAACAGGCCAGTTGCACTTGGTttggcaagaagaagaagcagtaCAAAGACAAGTATTTGGCCAAGCACAACGCAG TGTTTGACCAATTAGATCTGGTCACCTATGAGGAAGTGGTCAAACTGCCCGCCTTCAAGAGGAAAACGCTCGTTTTGTTAG GCGCTCACGGCGTTGGCAGGAGACACATCAAGAACACACTCATCACCAAACACCCCGACAGATTTGCTTATCCCATCCCAC ACACGACAAGACCTCCCAAGAAGGATGAGGAGAACGGCAAGAACTACTACTTTGTGTCGCACGACCAGATGATGCAGGACATCAGCAACAACGAGTACTTGGAGTACGGCAGCCACGAGGACGCCATGTACGGCACGCGCCTTGAGACCATTCGCAAGATCCACCAGCAGGGACTGGTCGCCATCCTGGACGTCGAGCCACAG GCACTGAAAGTGCTTCGCACAGCCGAATTTGCCCCATACGTGGTCTTCATCGCAGCACCAACCATAACGCCGGGCATCGACGAG ACGCCCAGGTGGTGTCGCACGCTTCCA GACGAGTCTTTGCAGCGTCTTCAGAAGGAGTCTGAGATCCTGCAGAAGACGTACATGCACTATTTTGACCAGACCATCATTAACAACGAGATCGACGACACCATCGGCCACCTGGAGGAGGCCGTGGAGCTGGTGTGCAACAGCAGCCAGTGGGTGCCTGTCTCCTGGGTCTACTAA
- the caska gene encoding peripheral plasma membrane protein CASK isoform X29 gives MADDDILFEDVYELCEVIGKGPFSVVRRCINRETGQQFAVKIVDVAQFTSSPGLSTEDLKREASICHMLKHPHIVELLETYSSDGMLFMVFEFMDGADLCFEIVKRADAGFVYSEAVASHYMRQILEALRYCHDNNVIHRDVKPHCVLLASKENSAPVKLGGFGVAIQLGESGLVAGGRVGTPHFMAPEVVKREPYGKPVDVWGCGVILFILLSGCLPFYGTKERLFEAICKGKYKMNPRQWSQISESAKDLVRRMLMLDPAERITVYEALNHPWLKERDRYAYKIHLPETVEQLRKFNARRKLKGAVLAAVSSHKFNSYYGDPPEELHDFSEDPTSSGLLAAERAVSQVLDSLEEIHALTDCSEKDLDFLHSVFQDQHLHTLLDLYDKINTRSSPQIRNPSSDGVQRAKEVLEEIACYPENHDVKELRRILTQPHFMALLQAHDVVAHEVYSDEALRVTPPPTSPYLNGDSPESTNGDVDLENVTRVRLVQFQKNTDEPMGITLKMNDSNNCIVARIMHGGMIHRQGTLHVGDEIREINGISVANQTVEQLQKMLKEMRGSITFKIVPSYRTQGSSCEKESPTTSRQSPANGHSSINSSILDLPSTIQPKGRQIVPRPPIKDVMSVKIYVRAQFEYDPSKDELIPCKEAGIRFRVGDIIQIISKDDHNWWQGKLENTKNGTAGLIPSPELQEWRVACMAMEKTKQEQQASCTWFGKKKKQYKDKYLAKHNAVFDQLDLVTYEEVVKLPAFKRKTLVLLGAHGVGRRHIKNTLITKHPDRFAYPIPHTTRPPKKDEENGKNYYFVSHDQMMQDISNNEYLEYGSHEDAMYGTRLETIRKIHQQGLVAILDVEPQALKVLRTAEFAPYVVFIAAPTITPGIDEDESLQRLQKESEILQKTYMHYFDQTIINNEIDDTIGHLEEAVELVCNSSQWVPVSWVY, from the exons ACTTGAAGAGGGAGGCCAGCATCTGCCACATGCTCAAACACCCACACATCGTGGAGCTGCTGGAGACCTACAGCTCCGACGGGATGCTCTTCATGGTCTTCGAATT CATGGATGGAGCAGACCTGTGCTTTGAGATCGTCAAGAGGGCAGACGCCGGCTTTGTCTACAGCGAAGCGGTGGCCAG TCACTACATGAGACAGATCCTGGAGGCGCTACGTTACTGCCATGACAACAACGTCATTCACAGAGATGTCAAG CCTCACTGTGTGCTGCTGGCATCTAAGGAGAATTCTGCTCCCGTCAAGTTAGGAGGCTTTGGAGTGGCAATCCAGCTGGGAGAGTCGGGGCTGGTGGCCGGAG GTCGGGTAGGAACACCCCACTTCATGGCACCCGAGGTGGTGAAGAGGGAGCCTTACGGAAAACCTGTGGATGTATGGGGCTGCGGCGTCAttctcttcatcctcctgTCAGGGTGTCTGCCCTTCTACGGCACCAAAGAGCGTCTCTTTGAAGCAATCTGCAAAGGGAAATACAAG ATGAACCCGCGGCAGTGGAGTCAAATCTCGGAGAGCGCTAAAGATCTGGTGAGGCGCATGCTGATGCTGGACCCCGCCGAGAGGATCACAGTTTATGAGGCCCTTAACCATCCTTGGCTCAAG GAGAGAGACCGCTATGCCTACAAGATCCACCTGCCAGAGACGGTGGAGCAGCTGAGGAAGTTCAACGCCAGGAGAAAGTTGAAG GGGGCGGTACTAGCGGCAGTGTCCAGTCACAAGTTTAATTCCTACTATGGAGACCCCCCTGAGGAACTCCACGACTTCTCGGAAGACCCCACCTCCTCAG GGCTGCTCGCGGCAGAAA GAGCTGTTTCTCAGGTGTTGGATAGTTTAGAGGAGATCCACGCCTTGACTGACTGCAGTGAGAAGGATCTCGACTTCCTGCACAGTGTTTTCCAGGACcaacatttacacacactGCTCGAC CTCTACGATAAGATCAACACCAGGTCGTCCCCGCAGATCAGGAACCCGTCCAGTGACGGCGTGCAGAGAGCCAAAGAG GTGCTGGAAGAGATCGCCTGCTACCCAGAGAACCACGACGTGAAAGAACTCAGACGGATACTGACGCAGCCGCATTTCATG GCGTTGCTGCAGGCCCACGATGTGGTGGCGCATGAGGTCTACAGCGATGAGGCGCTGAGGGTGACGCCACCGCCCACCTCGCCTTACCTGAATGGCGACTCACCCGAAAGCACCAACGGAGACGTGGACTTGGAGAACGTCACCAGGGTGCGCCTGGTGCAATTCCAGAAGAACACTGACGAGCCCATG GGCATCACACTGAAAATGAACGACTCCAACAACTGCATCGTGGCTCGCATCATGCATGGAGGCATGATCCACAGACAAG GCACGTTGCACGTTGGAGATGAGATCAGGGAGATCAATGGCATCAGCGTGGCCAACCAGACAGTCGAGCAGCTGCAGAAGATGCTG aagGAGATGCGAGGCAGCATCACATTTAAAATAGTGCCAAGCTACCGGACACAGGGCTCCTCCTGTGAG AAAGAGTCCCCTACCACGTCCAGGCAATCCCCTGCCAATGGCCACTCCAGCATTAACAGTTCTATCTTG GACCTGCCGTCCACCATCCAGCCCAAAGGTCGACAG ATTGTACCTAGACCTCCAATCAAGGACGTAATGTCTGTCAAG ATCTACGTGCGGGCTCAGTTTGAGTACGACCCCTCCAAGGATGAGCTGATCCCCTGCAAGGAGGCCGGCATTCGCTTCCGCGTGGGCGACATCATCCAGATCATCTCCAAGGATGACCACAATTGGTGGCAAGGCAAGCTGGAGAACACCAAGAACGGCACGGCCGGCCTCATCCCATCGCCCGAGCTGCAGGAGTG GCGTGTGGCATGCATGGCCATGGAGAAGACCAAGCAGGAGCAACAGGCCAGTTGCACTTGGTttggcaagaagaagaagcagtaCAAAGACAAGTATTTGGCCAAGCACAACGCAG TGTTTGACCAATTAGATCTGGTCACCTATGAGGAAGTGGTCAAACTGCCCGCCTTCAAGAGGAAAACGCTCGTTTTGTTAG GCGCTCACGGCGTTGGCAGGAGACACATCAAGAACACACTCATCACCAAACACCCCGACAGATTTGCTTATCCCATCCCAC ACACGACAAGACCTCCCAAGAAGGATGAGGAGAACGGCAAGAACTACTACTTTGTGTCGCACGACCAGATGATGCAGGACATCAGCAACAACGAGTACTTGGAGTACGGCAGCCACGAGGACGCCATGTACGGCACGCGCCTTGAGACCATTCGCAAGATCCACCAGCAGGGACTGGTCGCCATCCTGGACGTCGAGCCACAG GCACTGAAAGTGCTTCGCACAGCCGAATTTGCCCCATACGTGGTCTTCATCGCAGCACCAACCATAACGCCGGGCATCGACGAG GACGAGTCTTTGCAGCGTCTTCAGAAGGAGTCTGAGATCCTGCAGAAGACGTACATGCACTATTTTGACCAGACCATCATTAACAACGAGATCGACGACACCATCGGCCACCTGGAGGAGGCCGTGGAGCTGGTGTGCAACAGCAGCCAGTGGGTGCCTGTCTCCTGGGTCTACTAA
- the caska gene encoding peripheral plasma membrane protein CASK isoform X25, with amino-acid sequence MADDDILFEDVYELCEVIGKGPFSVVRRCINRETGQQFAVKIVDVAQFTSSPGLSTEDLKREASICHMLKHPHIVELLETYSSDGMLFMVFEFMDGADLCFEIVKRADAGFVYSEAVASHYMRQILEALRYCHDNNVIHRDVKPHCVLLASKENSAPVKLGGFGVAIQLGESGLVAGGRVGTPHFMAPEVVKREPYGKPVDVWGCGVILFILLSGCLPFYGTKERLFEAICKGKYKMNPRQWSQISESAKDLVRRMLMLDPAERITVYEALNHPWLKERDRYAYKIHLPETVEQLRKFNARRKLKGAVLAAVSSHKFNSYYGDPPEELHDFSEDPTSSGAVSQVLDSLEEIHALTDCSEKDLDFLHSVFQDQHLHTLLDLYDKINTRSSPQIRNPSSDGVQRAKEVLEEIACYPENHDVKELRRILTQPHFMALLQAHDVVAHEVYSDEALRVTPPPTSPYLNGDSPESTNGDVDLENVTRVRLVQFQKNTDEPMGITLKMNDSNNCIVARIMHGGMIHRQGTLHVGDEIREINGISVANQTVEQLQKMLKEMRGSITFKIVPSYRTQGSSCEKESPTTSRQSPANGHSSINSSILDLPSTIQPKGRQIYVRAQFEYDPSKDELIPCKEAGIRFRVGDIIQIISKDDHNWWQGKLENTKNGTAGLIPSPELQEWRVACMAMEKTKQEQQASCTWFGKKKKQYKDKYLAKHNAVFDQLDLVTYEEVVKLPAFKRKTLVLLGAHGVGRRHIKNTLITKHPDRFAYPIPHTTRPPKKDEENGKNYYFVSHDQMMQDISNNEYLEYGSHEDAMYGTRLETIRKIHQQGLVAILDVEPQALKVLRTAEFAPYVVFIAAPTITPGIDEDESLQRLQKESEILQKTYMHYFDQTIINNEIDDTIGHLEEAVELVCNSSQWVPVSWVY; translated from the exons ACTTGAAGAGGGAGGCCAGCATCTGCCACATGCTCAAACACCCACACATCGTGGAGCTGCTGGAGACCTACAGCTCCGACGGGATGCTCTTCATGGTCTTCGAATT CATGGATGGAGCAGACCTGTGCTTTGAGATCGTCAAGAGGGCAGACGCCGGCTTTGTCTACAGCGAAGCGGTGGCCAG TCACTACATGAGACAGATCCTGGAGGCGCTACGTTACTGCCATGACAACAACGTCATTCACAGAGATGTCAAG CCTCACTGTGTGCTGCTGGCATCTAAGGAGAATTCTGCTCCCGTCAAGTTAGGAGGCTTTGGAGTGGCAATCCAGCTGGGAGAGTCGGGGCTGGTGGCCGGAG GTCGGGTAGGAACACCCCACTTCATGGCACCCGAGGTGGTGAAGAGGGAGCCTTACGGAAAACCTGTGGATGTATGGGGCTGCGGCGTCAttctcttcatcctcctgTCAGGGTGTCTGCCCTTCTACGGCACCAAAGAGCGTCTCTTTGAAGCAATCTGCAAAGGGAAATACAAG ATGAACCCGCGGCAGTGGAGTCAAATCTCGGAGAGCGCTAAAGATCTGGTGAGGCGCATGCTGATGCTGGACCCCGCCGAGAGGATCACAGTTTATGAGGCCCTTAACCATCCTTGGCTCAAG GAGAGAGACCGCTATGCCTACAAGATCCACCTGCCAGAGACGGTGGAGCAGCTGAGGAAGTTCAACGCCAGGAGAAAGTTGAAG GGGGCGGTACTAGCGGCAGTGTCCAGTCACAAGTTTAATTCCTACTATGGAGACCCCCCTGAGGAACTCCACGACTTCTCGGAAGACCCCACCTCCTCAG GAGCTGTTTCTCAGGTGTTGGATAGTTTAGAGGAGATCCACGCCTTGACTGACTGCAGTGAGAAGGATCTCGACTTCCTGCACAGTGTTTTCCAGGACcaacatttacacacactGCTCGAC CTCTACGATAAGATCAACACCAGGTCGTCCCCGCAGATCAGGAACCCGTCCAGTGACGGCGTGCAGAGAGCCAAAGAG GTGCTGGAAGAGATCGCCTGCTACCCAGAGAACCACGACGTGAAAGAACTCAGACGGATACTGACGCAGCCGCATTTCATG GCGTTGCTGCAGGCCCACGATGTGGTGGCGCATGAGGTCTACAGCGATGAGGCGCTGAGGGTGACGCCACCGCCCACCTCGCCTTACCTGAATGGCGACTCACCCGAAAGCACCAACGGAGACGTGGACTTGGAGAACGTCACCAGGGTGCGCCTGGTGCAATTCCAGAAGAACACTGACGAGCCCATG GGCATCACACTGAAAATGAACGACTCCAACAACTGCATCGTGGCTCGCATCATGCATGGAGGCATGATCCACAGACAAG GCACGTTGCACGTTGGAGATGAGATCAGGGAGATCAATGGCATCAGCGTGGCCAACCAGACAGTCGAGCAGCTGCAGAAGATGCTG aagGAGATGCGAGGCAGCATCACATTTAAAATAGTGCCAAGCTACCGGACACAGGGCTCCTCCTGTGAG AAAGAGTCCCCTACCACGTCCAGGCAATCCCCTGCCAATGGCCACTCCAGCATTAACAGTTCTATCTTG GACCTGCCGTCCACCATCCAGCCCAAAGGTCGACAG ATCTACGTGCGGGCTCAGTTTGAGTACGACCCCTCCAAGGATGAGCTGATCCCCTGCAAGGAGGCCGGCATTCGCTTCCGCGTGGGCGACATCATCCAGATCATCTCCAAGGATGACCACAATTGGTGGCAAGGCAAGCTGGAGAACACCAAGAACGGCACGGCCGGCCTCATCCCATCGCCCGAGCTGCAGGAGTG GCGTGTGGCATGCATGGCCATGGAGAAGACCAAGCAGGAGCAACAGGCCAGTTGCACTTGGTttggcaagaagaagaagcagtaCAAAGACAAGTATTTGGCCAAGCACAACGCAG TGTTTGACCAATTAGATCTGGTCACCTATGAGGAAGTGGTCAAACTGCCCGCCTTCAAGAGGAAAACGCTCGTTTTGTTAG GCGCTCACGGCGTTGGCAGGAGACACATCAAGAACACACTCATCACCAAACACCCCGACAGATTTGCTTATCCCATCCCAC ACACGACAAGACCTCCCAAGAAGGATGAGGAGAACGGCAAGAACTACTACTTTGTGTCGCACGACCAGATGATGCAGGACATCAGCAACAACGAGTACTTGGAGTACGGCAGCCACGAGGACGCCATGTACGGCACGCGCCTTGAGACCATTCGCAAGATCCACCAGCAGGGACTGGTCGCCATCCTGGACGTCGAGCCACAG GCACTGAAAGTGCTTCGCACAGCCGAATTTGCCCCATACGTGGTCTTCATCGCAGCACCAACCATAACGCCGGGCATCGACGAG GACGAGTCTTTGCAGCGTCTTCAGAAGGAGTCTGAGATCCTGCAGAAGACGTACATGCACTATTTTGACCAGACCATCATTAACAACGAGATCGACGACACCATCGGCCACCTGGAGGAGGCCGTGGAGCTGGTGTGCAACAGCAGCCAGTGGGTGCCTGTCTCCTGGGTCTACTAA
- the caska gene encoding peripheral plasma membrane protein CASK isoform X11, translating to MDISGIIARGPFSVVRRCINRETGQQFAVKIVDVAQFTSSPGLSTEDLKREASICHMLKHPHIVELLETYSSDGMLFMVFEFMDGADLCFEIVKRADAGFVYSEAVASHYMRQILEALRYCHDNNVIHRDVKPHCVLLASKENSAPVKLGGFGVAIQLGESGLVAGGRVGTPHFMAPEVVKREPYGKPVDVWGCGVILFILLSGCLPFYGTKERLFEAICKGKYKSYNISTQMNPRQWSQISESAKDLVRRMLMLDPAERITVYEALNHPWLKERDRYAYKIHLPETVEQLRKFNARRKLKGAVLAAVSSHKFNSYYGDPPEELHDFSEDPTSSGLLAAERAVSQVLDSLEEIHALTDCSEKDLDFLHSVFQDQHLHTLLDLYDKINTRSSPQIRNPSSDGVQRAKEVLEEIACYPENHDVKELRRILTQPHFMALLQAHDVVAHEVYSDEALRVTPPPTSPYLNGDSPESTNGDVDLENVTRVRLVQFQKNTDEPMGITLKMNDSNNCIVARIMHGGMIHRQGTLHVGDEIREINGISVANQTVEQLQKMLKEMRGSITFKIVPSYRTQGSSCEKESPTTSRQSPANGHSSINSSILDLPSTIQPKGRQIVPRPPIKDVMSVKIYVRAQFEYDPSKDELIPCKEAGIRFRVGDIIQIISKDDHNWWQGKLENTKNGTAGLIPSPELQEWRVACMAMEKTKQEQQASCTWFGKKKKQYKDKYLAKHNAVFDQLDLVTYEEVVKLPAFKRKTLVLLGAHGVGRRHIKNTLITKHPDRFAYPIPHTTRPPKKDEENGKNYYFVSHDQMMQDISNNEYLEYGSHEDAMYGTRLETIRKIHQQGLVAILDVEPQALKVLRTAEFAPYVVFIAAPTITPGIDEDESLQRLQKESEILQKTYMHYFDQTIINNEIDDTIGHLEEAVELVCNSSQWVPVSWVY from the exons ACTTGAAGAGGGAGGCCAGCATCTGCCACATGCTCAAACACCCACACATCGTGGAGCTGCTGGAGACCTACAGCTCCGACGGGATGCTCTTCATGGTCTTCGAATT CATGGATGGAGCAGACCTGTGCTTTGAGATCGTCAAGAGGGCAGACGCCGGCTTTGTCTACAGCGAAGCGGTGGCCAG TCACTACATGAGACAGATCCTGGAGGCGCTACGTTACTGCCATGACAACAACGTCATTCACAGAGATGTCAAG CCTCACTGTGTGCTGCTGGCATCTAAGGAGAATTCTGCTCCCGTCAAGTTAGGAGGCTTTGGAGTGGCAATCCAGCTGGGAGAGTCGGGGCTGGTGGCCGGAG GTCGGGTAGGAACACCCCACTTCATGGCACCCGAGGTGGTGAAGAGGGAGCCTTACGGAAAACCTGTGGATGTATGGGGCTGCGGCGTCAttctcttcatcctcctgTCAGGGTGTCTGCCCTTCTACGGCACCAAAGAGCGTCTCTTTGAAGCAATCTGCAAAGGGAAATACAAG TCCTACAACATTTCAACACAGATGAACCCGCGGCAGTGGAGTCAAATCTCGGAGAGCGCTAAAGATCTGGTGAGGCGCATGCTGATGCTGGACCCCGCCGAGAGGATCACAGTTTATGAGGCCCTTAACCATCCTTGGCTCAAG GAGAGAGACCGCTATGCCTACAAGATCCACCTGCCAGAGACGGTGGAGCAGCTGAGGAAGTTCAACGCCAGGAGAAAGTTGAAG GGGGCGGTACTAGCGGCAGTGTCCAGTCACAAGTTTAATTCCTACTATGGAGACCCCCCTGAGGAACTCCACGACTTCTCGGAAGACCCCACCTCCTCAG GGCTGCTCGCGGCAGAAA GAGCTGTTTCTCAGGTGTTGGATAGTTTAGAGGAGATCCACGCCTTGACTGACTGCAGTGAGAAGGATCTCGACTTCCTGCACAGTGTTTTCCAGGACcaacatttacacacactGCTCGAC CTCTACGATAAGATCAACACCAGGTCGTCCCCGCAGATCAGGAACCCGTCCAGTGACGGCGTGCAGAGAGCCAAAGAG GTGCTGGAAGAGATCGCCTGCTACCCAGAGAACCACGACGTGAAAGAACTCAGACGGATACTGACGCAGCCGCATTTCATG GCGTTGCTGCAGGCCCACGATGTGGTGGCGCATGAGGTCTACAGCGATGAGGCGCTGAGGGTGACGCCACCGCCCACCTCGCCTTACCTGAATGGCGACTCACCCGAAAGCACCAACGGAGACGTGGACTTGGAGAACGTCACCAGGGTGCGCCTGGTGCAATTCCAGAAGAACACTGACGAGCCCATG GGCATCACACTGAAAATGAACGACTCCAACAACTGCATCGTGGCTCGCATCATGCATGGAGGCATGATCCACAGACAAG GCACGTTGCACGTTGGAGATGAGATCAGGGAGATCAATGGCATCAGCGTGGCCAACCAGACAGTCGAGCAGCTGCAGAAGATGCTG aagGAGATGCGAGGCAGCATCACATTTAAAATAGTGCCAAGCTACCGGACACAGGGCTCCTCCTGTGAG AAAGAGTCCCCTACCACGTCCAGGCAATCCCCTGCCAATGGCCACTCCAGCATTAACAGTTCTATCTTG GACCTGCCGTCCACCATCCAGCCCAAAGGTCGACAG ATTGTACCTAGACCTCCAATCAAGGACGTAATGTCTGTCAAG ATCTACGTGCGGGCTCAGTTTGAGTACGACCCCTCCAAGGATGAGCTGATCCCCTGCAAGGAGGCCGGCATTCGCTTCCGCGTGGGCGACATCATCCAGATCATCTCCAAGGATGACCACAATTGGTGGCAAGGCAAGCTGGAGAACACCAAGAACGGCACGGCCGGCCTCATCCCATCGCCCGAGCTGCAGGAGTG GCGTGTGGCATGCATGGCCATGGAGAAGACCAAGCAGGAGCAACAGGCCAGTTGCACTTGGTttggcaagaagaagaagcagtaCAAAGACAAGTATTTGGCCAAGCACAACGCAG TGTTTGACCAATTAGATCTGGTCACCTATGAGGAAGTGGTCAAACTGCCCGCCTTCAAGAGGAAAACGCTCGTTTTGTTAG GCGCTCACGGCGTTGGCAGGAGACACATCAAGAACACACTCATCACCAAACACCCCGACAGATTTGCTTATCCCATCCCAC ACACGACAAGACCTCCCAAGAAGGATGAGGAGAACGGCAAGAACTACTACTTTGTGTCGCACGACCAGATGATGCAGGACATCAGCAACAACGAGTACTTGGAGTACGGCAGCCACGAGGACGCCATGTACGGCACGCGCCTTGAGACCATTCGCAAGATCCACCAGCAGGGACTGGTCGCCATCCTGGACGTCGAGCCACAG GCACTGAAAGTGCTTCGCACAGCCGAATTTGCCCCATACGTGGTCTTCATCGCAGCACCAACCATAACGCCGGGCATCGACGAG GACGAGTCTTTGCAGCGTCTTCAGAAGGAGTCTGAGATCCTGCAGAAGACGTACATGCACTATTTTGACCAGACCATCATTAACAACGAGATCGACGACACCATCGGCCACCTGGAGGAGGCCGTGGAGCTGGTGTGCAACAGCAGCCAGTGGGTGCCTGTCTCCTGGGTCTACTAA